Proteins found in one Pontibacter sp. SGAir0037 genomic segment:
- a CDS encoding Dabb family protein — MFVHHVFFWLSNAGSAEDRAQLLEGLNSLKEIEEIRQLHIGVPADTNRPVIDSSYEFSLLMLFESKEAHDAYQVHPVHQEFVQKCSSLWSKVVIYDAVEA, encoded by the coding sequence ATGTTTGTACACCATGTGTTTTTCTGGCTCAGCAATGCCGGGTCAGCCGAAGATAGAGCGCAGCTACTTGAAGGCTTGAATTCTTTGAAAGAGATCGAAGAGATACGGCAGCTGCATATTGGCGTTCCTGCCGATACTAACAGACCTGTAATAGATAGCAGCTACGAATTTTCACTGCTGATGCTCTTCGAAAGTAAAGAAGCGCACGATGCTTACCAGGTTCACCCGGTGCACCAGGAATTTGTACAGAAGTGCTCCTCGCTCTGGAGCAAAGTTGTGATTTATGATGCGGTGGAGGCTTAA